The following are encoded together in the Buteo buteo chromosome 2, bButBut1.hap1.1, whole genome shotgun sequence genome:
- the NPEPL1 gene encoding putative aminopeptidase NPEPL1, translating into MANVQLEFQASAGEADPQSRPLLVLGQLHNLHRLPWAQLRGKLQPRVTEEIWQSALSTLNPNPTDSCPLYLNYATVAALPSRVSRHNSPSAAQFITRLVRNCLPGGVNRCIVMVCERSEVFASACALARAFPLFTHRSSASRRTEKKTVTVEFFLVGQNNGPIEVATLKCLASATEGVRLAARIVDTPCNEMNTDNFLEEIKKVGKDLGITPTIIRDEELKERGFGGIYGVGKAALHPPALAVLSHTPDGATQTIAWVGKGIVYDTGGLSIKGKTTMPGMKRDCGGAAAILGAFKATVKQGFKDNLHAVFCLAENAVGPRATRPDDIHVLYSGKTVEINNTDAEGRLILADGVAYACKDLGADIILDMATLTGAQGIATGKYHAAVLTNNEEWEKACVKAGRNCGDLVHPLVYCPELHFSEFTSAVADMKNSVADRDNTPSSCAGLFIASHIGFDWPGVWVHIDIAAPVHAGERATGYGVALLLSLFGGASEDPLLNMVSPLGCNGDSPTEDMERDSKRRRLV; encoded by the exons ATGGCGAACGTGCAGCTGGAGTTCCAGGCCAGCGCCGGCGAAGCGGACCCGCAGAGCCGCCCGCTGCTCGTCCTGGGCCAGCTCCACAACCTCCACCGCCTGCCCTGGGCCCAGCTGCGGGGCAAGCTGCAGCCGCGGGTCACCGAGGAG aTATGGCAATCTGCGTTAAGCACTCTGAATCCAAACCCCACCGACAGCTGTCCTCTCTACCTGAATTATGCCACTGTGGCCGCTTTGCCTTCCAGGGTCAGCCGGCACAATAGTCCATCTGCAGCTCAGTTCATCACCCGCCTGGTTAGAAACTGCCTTCCAGGAGGTGTCAACAGATGTATTGTT ATGGTCTGTGAGCGGTCTGAAGTCTTCGCTTCTGCTTGTGCGTTGGCCAGGGCTTTCCCATTGTTCACACATCGGTCCAGTGCATCAAGACgcacagagaagaaaactgtaACGGTAGAGTTTTTCCTGGTTGGACAAAACAATGGACCAATAGAAGTGGCAACACTTAAA TGCCTGGCAAGTGCTACAGAAGGAGTCAGGCTGGCTGCTCGAATTGTGGACACCCCATGCAATGAGATGAACACGGATAACTTCCTGGAG GAAATCAAAAAAGTTGGCAAGGATCTTGGGATTACTCCTACCATTATTCGAGATGAGGAACTGAAAGAGAGAGGCTTTGGAG GTATCTACGGAGTTGGCAAGGCAGCTCTGCATCCTCCAGCCCTAGCAGTTCTCAGTCACACGCCAGATGGTGCTACACAGACCATTGCATGGGTGGGAAAAGGTATTGTGTATGACACTGGAGGACTCAGCATTAAGGGAAAG ACGACTATGCCTGGAATGAAACGAGACTGTGGTGGAGCAGCTGCTATTTTGGGTGCCTTCAAAGCCACTGTAAAGCAA GGTTTTAAAGACAATCTTCatgctgttttttgtttggccGAGAATGCAGTCGGACCACGTGCAACAAGACCTGATGACATTCATGTTCTTTACTCTGGAAA AACTGTGGAAATCAATAACACTGATGCAGAAGGTAGATTGATACTGGCTGATGGAGTAGCTTACGCATGCAAAGATCTTGGAGCTGATATCATTCTTGATATGGCCACTCTTACGGGAGCTCAG GGAATTGCTACAGGAAAGTATCATGCTGCTGTCCTTACCAATAATGAAGAGTGGGAAAAAGCTTGTGTTAAAGCTGGCCGGAACTGTGGAGACTTGGTCCATCCTCTTGTGTATTGCCCCGAGCTCCACTTCAGTGAATTTACCTCTGCTGTAGCTGACATGAAGAACTCTGTGGCa GACCGTGACAATACTCCAAGCTCCTGTGCTGGGCTCTTCATTGCTTCTCACATTGGCTTTGACTGGCCTGGAGTCTGGGTCCATATAGACATTGCAGCACCTGTTCATGCA ggTGAACGAGCTACTGGCTATGGCGTGGCTTTGTTGCTGTCCCTGTTTGGAGGGGCATCTGAAGACCCTTTGCTAAACATGGTGTCCCCTCTTGGGTGCAATGGAGACTCTCCCACTGAAGATATGGAGAGGGATTCCAAAAGGCGGCGCCTGGTTTAA